TGCGCCAGCGCGGGATGCGGGAGTACGCCGAGGCCGCGCAGCCCGTCCGCCAGAACTGCGCGCGCAGCCTCGCCGGCCGCGGCGTACGGCGCGCCAGGGCGCACCGCGGCGAGGGCGGCTGCGTGAGCCGCCTGCACGATGTCGTACACATCGCGCTGTACGGCGGAAAACCGTCCCGACACCGGAAACGTGCGCGTGACGTCGGAGCTGTACAGCTCAGCCCCTTCGACCCCGGCGTCAAGCAGGAGCAGGTCGCCCTCGGCGATGCGGCCGTCGTTGCCGAACCAGTGCAACACGGTCGCGTGCACGCCGGCGCCGACCACAGGCGTGTAGGAAAAACCGCGGCCACGCAACCGCGCGTGCAGCGCGAAAAGTCCTTCCACGTATGCCTCGCCGTGCTGCAGCAGCTGGCGACGCTCGGTGGCGACCGCTTCGAAGCCGTGCACCGCGGCGTCGACCGCGTCCTGAAGCTGCGCGATTTCGTACTCGTCCTTGATCAACCGCAACCGCGCGAAGTGTCGTTCGAGTTCGCCGTCGTCGTCGACCGAAAGGGCATCGACGCGCGGATCGAGGCCTCGCACGGCGCGGGCGGAGAGCCCGGCGACGCGCCGTTCCAGCTCGTCGATCGGCCGCACGTCGAGGCCTAGCCGCTTGCTCAGCACCTCAGACGGAACCGGCGGCCCGTCCCAGATCGCGCCGCGGGCGATGTCCAGCAACGCCATCGGGTCGCCGAGAGGCGGGCGCTGGTCCACGTACAGCGTCCAGTCGCCCTCTGCGGACAACACCAGCACGGCGCCCGCATCCGTCGGTCCGGCGAGCCACATGTGGTCGGTGCCGGGGCGGAAAGGATAGTGCAGGTCATTGGTACGGCGAACGAGCACGCCGACGGGCACGAGCACCGTCGTACCCCGCAGCTCCGCGGCCACCCGGTCGCGACGTGCCCGCCGGGGCGCGGTGCCCGTCCACTCGGAATCGTCGAAGGACGACGCCTGCCACCCCTCGGTCATCGCGTGCAGGAACTCGCGGCCTATATTCCCGCTGCGACCGGCTTCGGCGATGAGACGGTCGAGATGATCCCAGTCAGGGTCGACGCTCTCGGGGCGAACGCTGTCGGACATCATTTCTCTCCATTTCGGTACGGTGCTGAACGATGAACGCCTCTCGCCGTGGCCGCGGCACGTCGGCCGGACTGAGCCGCGAGTCGATCGTCACCGCGGGAACCCGGGTGGCGAGACGACTCGGTCTGTCCAACGTATCGCTGCGCTTGGTGGCGCAGGAGCTGGACGTCACCGCGGCCTCGCTCTACAACCACATGGCAGACAAGGAAGAACTCGTCGACGCCATCGCCGACGCCTTCATCGGCGACTTGCTGGAGCAGCCCCTGCCCGCCGACCCGATGCGACGGATCCGTGAACTGGTCACGCGGCTGCACCGAGCGGGGATCGACCAGCCGGGGATGCTCAGCAACACGGTCGGCCACATCCCGGAGATGTCGGGCTCCGCGCAAATGGCGTACGCGGAACAGATGCTCGCGGCGCTCATCGAGGCCGGCGCCTCTGAGCCGCAGGCGCACGTGTTGTACCGGCTGCTGGTCACGGTCGTCGTGGGCGATTCGGTGGCCGCAGCCAACCTCAGGGCCCCGCGGCGACGCCCGTTGCAGGATCGGGTCGCGGACCGCATAGCCGACACCGGCCCGCTGACGGCCCGCTACCTCGCCCGGCACCCCCACGGGCATCGCGACGACATCAGCGCTCACCTCGACTTCATTCTGCGAGATCTGCCGGCTGAGCCGAAGGCGTGAGCAGCGCGGGCAACCCCTGCTCGATCGCCGCATGCACCGTGAACATCTCGTGCCCCGAGGGATATTCGAGCAGGCCGGCGACGTCGGCGCCCGCATCACGGAGCGCGTCGTGGAAGCGACCGGCGCTGCTCACCATCGTGGTGTCAGCCGCGACGCCCGGCAGGCCGATCGCGGTGGCCTCCAACTGCCCCACCGCGAGGAACCACCTGGCCCGCGTGCTGCCAGGCCGCACCTGGCGGGCGAGCCATTCGCCCGGCTCGGTGTTCGGGTCGGGCGTGAAGAACAGGCTCGCGGAGATCGGCAGCGCGGCGCCGAAGAGATCCGGACGATGCAAGACCGTGTACGCCGTCGCGAGCCCGCCGTAGCTGAAACCGGCCAATACACGCTGCGCGACGGGAGGAAGCAGCCCGCGCTCGTCGAGCCAGGGGAAAAGCTCGTCGGCGAGCGCCGCCGGAAGGACGGGATTGCACGCCATCTCGACCATCCGCGAGGTCGGCGAGAGATTGTGCCAGAGCACGACCCGCACCGGCGGGACACGACCTTCGGCGATCGCGGCGTCGAGGTGCTCCAGCACCAGCCCTGGACGGCAGTGTTCACCGTCCAGCACCACGACCAGCGGCAAGTCGTCGCCCCCGTTCGCCGGCCGGTAGAGGTCAACACGCCGCCCGCCCGGGAGCACATGCTCCTCGACCCGCTCGGAGACGTCCGGCAGCGACGGCAGCGCGACGGCATCGGGCATGACCAGCACGCTGTTCCGCGGTTCGCCGGAATCGCTGAGCGGATCGGTCACCCGGCGCGGGTTGTACGGATCGGGGCGTATCGAACGGGCATAGGCGGCGACGAACGCGGCCTGCTGCTCGGGGTCGGACACTGTTGCCATCATTTCCTCGGTGGTGTCGCCGAGCACGGGCGGGTCCACCTGGAAGCGGTACGCCGTCGTCACATCATGGGCCACGCGAAGCACCAGAGTCCAGACATCCGTGCCTGCCACACGCCGCATCCGCTCGCTGGTGCGCGGAGGTTCGAGCATGAGAGCCTGGGTGCCGAGTTCGACCTGGTCGACATCGTCGACGTACACGAAGGTCACCAGCGCATCCGGCGCACCCGCGATCTCCTCGATGATCGGCCCGCGCGCGGCGGCGACGTCGACCAGCAGCGCACCGACAGCCGCATCGGGATCACGGGCGAACTCGGCTTCGAAACGACCGAGGCGCGGACTCGTGGACGTCACCCGGCTTCCGGCGCGGTCGGTCATGCTGGCCTCCGCTTCTCCACTTTCGATTTCTCCGCGTTCGATTGAAATGAACGGCGGTAATTTACGCCAAGGCTGACAGCCACAGGAAGGCTTGTCAACTGGCCCCGGCCGACGGGTTCACGGGCGCTGAGTGCCGGCCCCGGACAGCGAGAGCGCCGCACTTCTCCGCACGACGGCGATCGGCTAGTCAGCTCGCGTGACGTCGAGTAGTGCCGGGTCGGTAGCTTCCAGCGTGTCCAGGCCGGATGTTTGCGCTTGGCGGACTTCGGTGCCGGTGAGCGGGATCAGGGTGACGAGCTGGATGGCGACAGTACCGTTGTTCACGATGGCGTCGAAGGCTTCGTCGAGGTAGGGATGGCCGGTGGCGAGCAACCCGTGGATCTGGGTGCGGTCGAGGATCAGTGTCGGGGTCAGTTGCGGCACTGCAGGCCCGCGGTCGGTAGCGAGGATCTGCTCGAACAGCACGGTGACCAGCTGGGCCGCCGCACCATCTTGGCCGGGCAGGACCGAGCAGACGAGTTCCTGCGGCTTGAGCGCGGCGACGTCGAGATCCGAGAGCCCGCGGGTGGCGAAGGTGACGAATTCCGGCCGCTCGTAGCGCCCAGCTCGACACCACGGTCGAACTGCGCGGCGTGTTGGCCTTCACCGAGGAAGCGAGTGAAGTGCTCGGCGAGTTCGGGCTGGGTCACGGGGCGAGCAGCTCCCTCAGGTCGTCGGGGAAGCCGAACTGGCCTTTCGCGCGGTCACTCGGCGTCCATCCGTGCATGTCCACGCTGGCCTTGTCGGCGCCGCGGTCCACCAGGAGTTTGATCATCGCTCCGTCCGGGCTTTGCCGCCACCGGTTGACCGCGAGGTGCAGCGGCGTGATCTCACGATCGGCGCGCCTCGATGTCCGCCCCGGCGTCCAGCAGCGCCTCGGCAGCGTCCAGCGCGCCGTTGTCGACGGCGAAGTACAGCGGGGTCCACCACCCGCGCCGCTCCGCCAGCAGCGACCGACGTCGACGAGCTCGCGGCCGACCTGTGGATGACACTTCGACACCAGCAGCCGCCATACGGCCCGGGAGCGCCAAGCCGGCGATCACTCCGCCGCGCCACGGCCAGCAAACCCACCCAGGCCGCACGGCTGCCGGCTGCCTACAGCTAAGCTGTCCTCGCGGGCCGCTAGCTCAGTTGGTAGAGCAAGGGACTTTTAATCCCTGGGTCCAGGGTTCGAGCCCCTGGCGGCCCACAACATCAACACCCTTGCTGACCAGCGGGGATGGCCCGTTTACGGCTTGCCCTTGCGGTCGAGTACTGGCTGTCCAGGAACACGTCGGCGCCGGGCAAGCTGACGAGGCTGCGTTGGTCCACTTCCAGCAAGGCGCGGCCGTGGGCGGCGACAATGCAATCGGCGTCGGCGTGGACGATCCGAGCTTCGGCGTTGTGGTGCCGGGCAATCTCGTGGGTGTTGTCAACGGGGTGGGGCAGCCCGACGCCCGCAGTCAAGGAACTGGTCGACCGATGCCGGCGAGGTACCACGCACCGGACCGCAAGCAATTCCTGCGCAGCGTCGGACTCGGCGCCGGCACGCCCGCATCAGCAATCCCGCCAGTGCACCTGGAGCTTTTCGTTCTCGGCATCAGCACCGGTCAGAGTGGTGGGGTGTGGCACTGCGGCGACGCCGTGCCACGGCATTCTGTCGGTTGCCGTGCGTTCGACGGCGCATGGCATATCTTGTGAAAATTGCGAGAGACAAGGCGGCAATTCCGTGGCAGCGCCGCGGGTTTGCGCGAGTCCGCAGCGGACGCTTGGGTGTCGAGCTTGCCGTCGGCGCGGAAGGCGAACACGTTTCCGCCGTCGTGCAGAGTGACCCGGCCGCTGGTGTCGAGCGCGAGGACGCCATCCTCGCCCAGCAGGTTGCGGAACATGCCCTCGATCAACGGTAGTACAGACGGAGTTTCCGGAGGGCGACATCGACGCCCCGCGCGCTACGGCGCAGGTTGGGGATGGCTTGGTGTACGGGAAATCTGCTGGTGTAGTCGGCGAACGCGATACCGGCCAGTACCTGTCCGCCTCGATCGTGTACGGGCACGGCTGCACAGGATATGCCTGGTAGGTGGTTCTCGTGGTCGATGGCGACCCCAGTACGCCGGATCTCGGCCAGGTCGGCGTCCAGTCCGTCCGAGCGGATGGCCGCGCGGTGAGCAAATGCCGGTGACCCCGCCTGACGAGTGGTCGCGATGGCCCGCTGGCGCGCGTCGGCCAGCAATAGTCTGCCCAGGGCGGTGCCGGGTAGAGGCCGGTTGTCATCCAGTCTGCGCAGCAGGTGCGGCGTGTGGTGGCCGTAGAGGCGTTCCAGGCTGTGCACCTGCCCGTCCGCGAGCACTCCCAGGTAGACCATTCCGCCGAGTGTCCTGTGCAGGTCGAGCAGGAATGGTATAGCCACGTCCCGTAGGACGCCGGACTGGTGCGGGTCAGCGGGGTGCGTCGCGGCCAGCACGCCCAGCCGCTCGCCGAGTACGTACTTGTATCCCCACCGGTCCACCAGTCCGTGCGCGCACAGTGCACTCAGCAACCGGTGAGTCGTGGCCTTCGGCACCCCTGCACGCCGGGCGATCTCACTGAGACCACATGGCTGGGTGTCGCTGTCGGCAACCACGTCCAGCACCTGCAACGTGCGGCCGATCATGCTCGTCCTGTCGCGGTATCCACCACCGTAAGGTTCGTTGCCTGCGGTGGGTTGTGCATGGCGTAGCCATCTGAAGCAGGCGGCATCGCATGACGGACGTTGCGAGACGCCCCCGCAGCGGGACGACTGCCGCACCGGCCGCGAGTGCCTGTGGCCGCGGGCACGGAAATTGGCGCGCGCATCGGTGTTTCCCCCGGGATGAACAGCAGCTCGGGGCGCCCGCCCTCCGCTGGGTGACACGGATCGGCGGCGGGTGCCATGATCGGCATCAGGCCGCGCCGGGCGCATCCATCACGTGGCACCAGACCCGAAAGCTGGTACCGGGCGAGCCGCCGCGCGGCCCGCGAGCGCTCAGCGCCTGGACAGATGGTGGCATAGCGAGGCATTACCGTTACCCAACGACGTTAAGCCATTTTTTTCCTACACGCAACGCCTTACCCCGACTGGAGCAACCATGATTCCCGGCACCGCTGAGGAATCAGCGTGCAGTCGCGGATCTCGGTGACGAACGCCGCCCGATCCACATGGGTGAATACCCGCGCCGACCCTGGCGCCGGGGAAGTCTCGCACAAAAATTCACCGAGGCATGACATTATCTCTCAAAGGCCACAAGTTTCCCAAGTATTGCGGAAATCGCCCACGGCGATGCACGCGGCATCGCGAAATCATGGCACACCCGGAAAATCTGAGCGCCTTCATGGTCATCACCTCACGGAGTGCGGCCGGCAGAGAGCTATAGCCAACAGAAAGATGTCAGGCGACTGACATGTGTGCAATAAGCGCATCTCCGATGACATAGAACAATATGCATAATTGTCCGAATCCAACTCCGGCGAGCAGCCTGAGCAAGGATCGGTTACTACCGCGCAAGAAATGCACTTCGGTGTTGCGACGCTCCGCCCAGTAGATCGCGACCGCCCCGGGCAGGGCGATGAACAAGGTGGCCGGAACAACTGTGTACAGTGGGACCTGATGGGGCTGCCCGGCAAAGATCGCCAGGCTTGCCGGAATACCCCAGCGATATGTTCCGGCGAGCATCCAGGGTCCTTCTATGACAAGCTCGGTGACGAGCGAGGCCAGTACGGCCGCGGCGAGCAATGTGGGCAGTCCCCACCGTGGCCTGGCTCGCGCAATCCCCCGGATGATGAACAGTGCGATATAGATCCACCAGATCACGATGCAGGTCGCGATTCCGGTGACTGCGACGACCGATTCCACCTGCTGGTCCGGCTCGGGTCCATGCCAGCCGGGGATGTAGGGGCCCCAGGTGCTCACATGGAGGACATGATGCGATACCACTTCCACGAGGTCTTGATAGTTCACAATGGGCGTCAGCCAGAAGCCGGAGAGGCATCCGACGAACAGTGCCGCAAAGACGCTGACACGGCCTTCGCGGCGGGATGTGCGTACCGAATACCAGGCGCTCGCGCACACTACCAGCGCGAGGATGATCTGCGTCGCCCACAGGACTACCGTGCGGGCTGGTGATATTTCGTCACGGGGCGGCACGGAATGTACGCCACCGTCGGGGACCCAGCGGACCAGTACCCACCCTTCGGCAGCGAGGAACAGCGCGCCGATTCCGGCCCAGACGACAACAGGCGTCAGCCTGCGCCGACGCGTGTCCAGGCCATCCGGGCGGCTCGTGTCAGAAGTACCGACCCGACTGCTGCTCATGGGCTGTCTCCTGTGCGGTGTTCGAGACGATTGGCTGGTGTCGTGCTGGATGTCCCGTACTTTGCCCGGTAGCTGCATTTTCCGGGCCGGCTTTCCGGGAAAGGGCTGGTCATGGTGCCGGGACGGACCGATCCGGGCCGATGATGGGCAGGTGTTCGGACTGTCCACGGTCAGGGGCGAGGTTCGCGGCGAGCGGGCTGGTGGCCGGAAATACCGTCCAATGGGTTCCCTGCCCGGTCTTGTCACCCCATCGCACTGTGCTCAGACTGATAAGCCAGAGCATGTTGGTGCCCGAGGTGACGCTGGGAGACCAGTGCGGTCGTTGGGCATGCCCGGTGATTTCGACAATCTGCTGTCCGGCGGGAACTTCGGGGATGCCGAAGGCGGCGTTGCGGTAACCGCCGACGACAGGGAGACCGTCGACACGGGCCCAGGTTTCGCCGAGGTCGCGTAATCCGTCCTTGTCGTGGATGGCGCAGAAGCTTTTCCAGCGGTCACCGGCCAAGAATGAACCCGGAGTGAGAAAAGTCTGTGCGTCGTCGAGAGCGATAAAGGCCGCTATGCCGAGGTCAAAATCCCAGTTGCGGACGCCCCAGGAGTGGTCGCGGGTGAGGAGCCCGGAGACCGGGGTGTGGTGATCGGCGCACCAGACTTCTCCGGTGAACACCGCGCCGGCGACATATTGGTTGTTGGTGACACCTTTCGCGACGCGATCCAGGTAGACCGAGCCCACATCATGGGGCGGGAGGGGGTGGTGGAAGTCGAGCGTGAATCCGAAGGGGACCTCGCCGGGGGTCTGGGCGTAGAGCCCGTGTTCGTTGGGGCCGCGGACGCCGGCGCCGGCGTAGCGCATCGTCCAGTGCTCGAACGGAGCGTGGATGTCGACGTCAAGGCCGGGGATGGCCAGGGCGTCGTCGCCGGGGTGCCTGCCGCCCAGTGACACGGTCCCCTCGGGTGTCACCACGGTGACTTGGGTGGCGACGTGGCCCTCGTGTGGTTGACGCGCCAGATGGATGGATACGCCGCCGCGGTTTTGCCCGTCCCAGGCGCCCAACCAGTAGGTTTCCTGCCAGCGCGGGTGGGATCCGGCCTCGTGCTGATAGTCGTCGGCGGGCACGAAAGTCATGACTGCTCCCGAGAATGTGGTGGGGTGGGGTTGAGGTGGCGGACGATTCCGGCGGTCGCGTCGACGTGGATCAGGTCGCCGGTACGGAGTCGCCGAGTACCGTCGTCGGTGCCGATGACGCACGGGACGCCGAGTTCCCGGGCGACGATGGCACCGTGGCTGCCCAGCCCGCCGATGTCGATGACGAGGGCTTCGGCCAGGGTGAACAGCATCGTCCAGCTCGGGTCGGTGGTGCGGCAGACCAGGATCTCGCCGGGCTCGAACTGGCCGGCCTCGTCGAGGTCGGTGAGCACGCGGGCTCGGCCTTCGGCGACGCCGCTGCACGCGCCGATGCCCACGATCGGTGCGGCGCTGGGCGCGGTGTCACCGGGTGCGTGCGGGTCAGGGAGGATCGGGTCGGGCATACCGGTGAACGAGGTGGGCAGGCGCACGCCGCGGTAGCCGGTGTGGCGGGCACGGCGGAAGGTGGTGAGTTCGCGGGCGTTGCCCGGGACGGTGGCGCGGAGTTCGGTGAGGGTCAGGTAGCAGGCGTCTTCGGGGGTGTCGAGGTGTCCACCGGCGACCAGCTCGCGGCCGATGCCGTGAGCCGCGTGCCGGGCCACGTCCAGCGCCATCACGAAACTGGCCTTGCTTTGCTGCAGGAGCCGCACCTGGGCAGCGAGCTGGTGGGCGACGATGCGTGTCACGGCGCGGGTGCGGGCCGGTAGCGCGGCGCACAGCGTGCGCATCGCCTGCTGACGCGCCTGCTGACTGCGGGTGGCCTGGGCGTGTGGTTGCTCGCCGGGTGGCCGTTCGCGGTAGGCGGCGATCAACGAGTCCAGCTGAGTGGGATCCTGACGCCAGGAACTGCCGGTGAGGTTGCCCTCGTGCCGGCCGTGGTAACCGTGGCGGCGCAGGAATTCGTGCCGGTCGAGCCCGCCGTGGGCGACGTTCCAGAGGTCTTGGCTCATGGTGGTCTCCTGCACCCCACCGAGACCGGCCACGACTGCCGGATACAGCTCCCGCTGCCCCGCGGCGGCGATGAGCCTGTTCAGGAGGGAATAGTGGGCTTGCACCAGCAGGCGGCAATGCGAGTGCGTGCGCATCGACTGCCGGAAATGCCAGGCCGCATCGATCAGCAACGCCCGGGGATCCGGGACGGGAGCGAATGCGGTGCGCTGCCACCACTGCAGCTCGCGCCGGTAGCGCCGCCGGGTCACCAGGGAATGCCTGACGATCACCGCGGGGGCTTTGCGGGCCACTGTCATGGTGGTGCGCCACGATGTGGACACCGGTGGGGCATCGGGCCGCACCATGCCGAGCAGGTCC
This Amycolatopsis sulphurea DNA region includes the following protein-coding sequences:
- a CDS encoding aminopeptidase P N-terminal domain-containing protein, which codes for MSDSVRPESVDPDWDHLDRLIAEAGRSGNIGREFLHAMTEGWQASSFDDSEWTGTAPRRARRDRVAAELRGTTVLVPVGVLVRRTNDLHYPFRPGTDHMWLAGPTDAGAVLVLSAEGDWTLYVDQRPPLGDPMALLDIARGAIWDGPPVPSEVLSKRLGLDVRPIDELERRVAGLSARAVRGLDPRVDALSVDDDGELERHFARLRLIKDEYEIAQLQDAVDAAVHGFEAVATERRQLLQHGEAYVEGLFALHARLRGRGFSYTPVVGAGVHATVLHWFGNDGRIAEGDLLLLDAGVEGAELYSSDVTRTFPVSGRFSAVQRDVYDIVQAAHAAALAAVRPGAPYAAAGEAARAVLADGLRGLGVLPHPALAHLPDTEAARRWSPHGVGHMLGADVHDAGVIAAEYAAGTYQAGHCLTIEPGLYFSPYDQWAPEHLRGVGVRIEDDVVVTADGVEVLSAALPTKAGEVESWLEDR
- a CDS encoding TetR/AcrR family transcriptional regulator, yielding MNASRRGRGTSAGLSRESIVTAGTRVARRLGLSNVSLRLVAQELDVTAASLYNHMADKEELVDAIADAFIGDLLEQPLPADPMRRIRELVTRLHRAGIDQPGMLSNTVGHIPEMSGSAQMAYAEQMLAALIEAGASEPQAHVLYRLLVTVVVGDSVAAANLRAPRRRPLQDRVADRIADTGPLTARYLARHPHGHRDDISAHLDFILRDLPAEPKA
- a CDS encoding alpha/beta hydrolase, with product MTDRAGSRVTSTSPRLGRFEAEFARDPDAAVGALLVDVAAARGPIIEEIAGAPDALVTFVYVDDVDQVELGTQALMLEPPRTSERMRRVAGTDVWTLVLRVAHDVTTAYRFQVDPPVLGDTTEEMMATVSDPEQQAAFVAAYARSIRPDPYNPRRVTDPLSDSGEPRNSVLVMPDAVALPSLPDVSERVEEHVLPGGRRVDLYRPANGGDDLPLVVVLDGEHCRPGLVLEHLDAAIAEGRVPPVRVVLWHNLSPTSRMVEMACNPVLPAALADELFPWLDERGLLPPVAQRVLAGFSYGGLATAYTVLHRPDLFGAALPISASLFFTPDPNTEPGEWLARQVRPGSTRARWFLAVGQLEATAIGLPGVAADTTMVSSAGRFHDALRDAGADVAGLLEYPSGHEMFTVHAAIEQGLPALLTPSAQPADLAE
- a CDS encoding ankyrin repeat domain-containing protein, whose product is MSSTGRPRARRRRSLLAERRGWWTPLYFAVDNGALDAAEALLDAGADIEARRS
- a CDS encoding SAM-dependent methyltransferase: MTAGVGLPHPVDNTHEIARHHNAEARIVHADADCIVAAHGRALLEVDQRSLVSLPGADVFLDSQYSTARASRKRAIPAGQQGC
- a CDS encoding IclR family transcriptional regulator, with the protein product MIGRTLQVLDVVADSDTQPCGLSEIARRAGVPKATTHRLLSALCAHGLVDRWGYKYVLGERLGVLAATHPADPHQSGVLRDVAIPFLLDLHRTLGGMVYLGVLADGQVHSLERLYGHHTPHLLRRLDDNRPLPGTALGRLLLADARQRAIATTRQAGSPAFAHRAAIRSDGLDADLAEIRRTGVAIDHENHLPGISCAAVPVHDRGGQVLAGIAFADYTSRFPVHQAIPNLRRSARGVDVALRKLRLYYR
- a CDS encoding spirocyclase AveC family protein, which gives rise to MSSSRVGTSDTSRPDGLDTRRRRLTPVVVWAGIGALFLAAEGWVLVRWVPDGGVHSVPPRDEISPARTVVLWATQIILALVVCASAWYSVRTSRREGRVSVFAALFVGCLSGFWLTPIVNYQDLVEVVSHHVLHVSTWGPYIPGWHGPEPDQQVESVVAVTGIATCIVIWWIYIALFIIRGIARARPRWGLPTLLAAAVLASLVTELVIEGPWMLAGTYRWGIPASLAIFAGQPHQVPLYTVVPATLFIALPGAVAIYWAERRNTEVHFLRGSNRSLLRLLAGVGFGQLCILFYVIGDALIAHMSVA
- a CDS encoding PEP-utilizing enzyme, with translation MNLDLTDPTRGTSEPGRLWSTTNIGEATTDVLSPLCWSFWQQWCDLACRDGLYDLGILRSGERAATADQNHATNGCFHGRLAVNVDLLRGYLGRVPGPMAEDFERDLLGMVRPDAPPVSTSWRTTMTVARKAPAVIVRHSLVTRRRYRRELQWWQRTAFAPVPDPRALLIDAAWHFRQSMRTHSHCRLLVQAHYSLLNRLIAAAGQRELYPAVVAGLGGVQETTMSQDLWNVAHGGLDRHEFLRRHGYHGRHEGNLTGSSWRQDPTQLDSLIAAYRERPPGEQPHAQATRSQQARQQAMRTLCAALPARTRAVTRIVAHQLAAQVRLLQQSKASFVMALDVARHAAHGIGRELVAGGHLDTPEDACYLTLTELRATVPGNARELTTFRRARHTGYRGVRLPTSFTGMPDPILPDPHAPGDTAPSAAPIVGIGACSGVAEGRARVLTDLDEAGQFEPGEILVCRTTDPSWTMLFTLAEALVIDIGGLGSHGAIVARELGVPCVIGTDDGTRRLRTGDLIHVDATAGIVRHLNPTPPHSREQS